One genomic segment of Mycolicibacterium chubuense NBB4 includes these proteins:
- a CDS encoding hemerythrin domain-containing protein — protein MADIIDLIYADHDWLRRQFFRLDDAQSAEDLAAIWDALGTRLDAHADAEETVFYPALLKHGGREDPGNPEGDPEDETEDAITDHNAIRDAVRESRRHQPGSEKWFEAVNKARSENGSHLDEEEREAMPDFIKSASLELRHELGMKWLRFYAEHDTSRGIDTADKDSDEYIDKHS, from the coding sequence ATGGCTGACATCATCGATCTGATCTACGCCGATCACGATTGGCTGCGCCGCCAGTTCTTCCGCCTCGACGATGCGCAGTCGGCCGAAGATCTCGCCGCGATCTGGGACGCGCTGGGCACCCGTCTCGACGCCCATGCCGACGCCGAGGAGACGGTCTTCTACCCGGCGCTGCTCAAGCACGGTGGCCGGGAGGATCCCGGCAACCCCGAGGGCGATCCCGAAGACGAAACCGAGGACGCGATCACCGACCACAACGCGATCCGCGACGCGGTCCGGGAGTCACGCCGTCACCAGCCCGGGAGCGAGAAGTGGTTCGAGGCGGTGAACAAGGCCCGGTCCGAGAACGGTTCGCACCTCGACGAGGAGGAGCGCGAAGCCATGCCGGACTTCATCAAGAGCGCCTCGCTGGAGTTGCGCCACGAACTGGGCATGAAGTGGCTGCGGTTCTACGCCGAACACGACACCAGCCGCGGCATCGACACCGCGGACAAGGACTCCGACGAGTACATCGACAAGCACTCCTAG
- a CDS encoding nitroreductase family protein has protein sequence MPNAFPDAATLRTVLDLASWAPSAQNAQPWHWLVDSDGLHLDADWDRRLGDTPADRSDVLLSCGAVLHHCAVALAAAGWHPRIRRFPDGGAGRLASFELIESSPVAASVELASAIPRRRSDRREYGESALAPATLELLLIRAARLGVQMSVVPKDRWVRLGEGRIELSYGPVGDDQPPPSGPGDGVLLVLATEADDDRSRLRAGEATSDLLLSATALDLASCPLTEPLRDARARLALACDVFDGEAHPQVLVRVGPAIVGAPELPPGPRRPVAATTTWT, from the coding sequence GTGCCGAACGCTTTTCCCGACGCCGCCACCCTGCGCACCGTTCTGGACCTCGCGTCCTGGGCACCCTCGGCGCAGAATGCGCAACCCTGGCACTGGCTGGTCGATTCCGACGGGCTTCATCTCGACGCCGACTGGGACCGCCGTCTCGGTGACACGCCGGCCGATCGGTCCGACGTGCTGCTCAGTTGCGGTGCTGTGCTCCACCACTGCGCAGTCGCGCTGGCCGCCGCCGGCTGGCACCCCCGAATCCGCCGCTTTCCCGACGGCGGCGCCGGCCGACTCGCCTCGTTCGAGCTGATCGAGTCGTCGCCGGTCGCGGCCTCCGTGGAGTTGGCGAGCGCGATCCCGCGGCGCCGATCGGATCGCCGCGAGTACGGCGAGTCGGCGCTGGCGCCGGCGACGCTGGAGTTGCTGCTCATTCGCGCGGCGCGGCTCGGCGTGCAGATGAGCGTGGTGCCGAAGGATCGCTGGGTTCGTCTCGGAGAGGGGCGAATCGAGCTGTCCTACGGGCCGGTCGGCGACGACCAGCCCCCGCCGAGTGGGCCCGGCGACGGTGTGCTGCTGGTGCTGGCCACCGAGGCCGACGACGACCGCTCCCGGCTGCGCGCCGGCGAGGCGACGAGCGACCTGCTGCTGTCGGCCACCGCGCTGGACCTGGCGTCGTGCCCACTCACCGAGCCGTTGCGGGACGCGCGTGCGCGGCTGGCGCTCGCCTGCGACGTGTTCGACGGCGAGGCGCACCCGCAGGTGCTGGTCCGTGTCGGGCCCGCGATCGTCGGCGCGCCGGAACTGCCGCCGGGGCCGCGGCGCCCGGTCGCGGCCACCACGACGTGGACGTGA
- a CDS encoding acyl-CoA thioesterase has translation MTYRSPTLAEVIATLEVERRDDHHFVATQLDNPAHHIVGGHIAGQALMAASRTAPGRTPHSVHVYYVRAGDARYPVDLHVDPARDGGTLSTRQVTARQDGEILLEALVSLSEPVGSLDYQVAMPDVPDPDSLAPVQEQLAIYADELDGHWVRRQPFDLRYVDAPPRLALDLPEPSPRLRMWWRPTEHVPADEVLHSCLLTYLSGTTMVETALGMRRATPVSTFNALIDHALWFHRPVDLSDWVLSDQVSPSGVAGRGLTTSTMYNRAGQLVCIATQELYFGRGAR, from the coding sequence GTGACCTACCGATCGCCCACCCTGGCCGAGGTGATCGCCACGCTCGAGGTCGAGCGGCGCGACGACCACCATTTCGTCGCGACCCAACTCGACAATCCCGCCCACCACATCGTCGGAGGTCACATCGCCGGTCAGGCGCTGATGGCCGCCAGCCGGACCGCACCGGGCCGCACCCCGCACAGCGTGCACGTCTACTACGTGCGGGCAGGCGATGCCCGTTATCCGGTCGACCTGCACGTCGACCCGGCCCGCGACGGCGGCACCCTGTCGACCCGCCAGGTCACCGCCCGTCAGGACGGGGAGATCCTGCTCGAGGCGCTTGTCTCGCTGAGCGAACCGGTCGGCTCCCTGGACTACCAGGTGGCCATGCCGGACGTTCCCGATCCCGATTCGCTCGCACCGGTGCAGGAGCAACTGGCCATTTACGCGGACGAATTGGACGGACATTGGGTCCGTCGCCAGCCCTTCGATCTGCGGTACGTCGACGCGCCACCGCGGCTCGCGCTCGATCTTCCCGAACCCTCACCGCGGCTGCGTATGTGGTGGCGGCCCACCGAGCACGTCCCGGCCGACGAGGTGCTGCACAGTTGCCTGCTGACCTATCTGTCGGGCACCACGATGGTCGAGACGGCGCTGGGCATGCGGCGCGCGACACCGGTCAGCACGTTCAACGCGCTCATCGACCACGCCCTGTGGTTCCACCGCCCCGTCGATCTCTCGGACTGGGTGCTGTCCGACCAGGTCTCACCGAGCGGCGTCGCGGGCCGCGGGTTGACCACGTCGACGATGTACAACCGGGCCGGGCAGCTGGTCTGCATCGCCACCCAGGAGCTCTACTTCGGGCGCGGCGCACGGTAA
- a CDS encoding fused (3R)-hydroxyacyl-ACP dehydratase subunits HadA/HadB, giving the protein MTAPAETSPLEARVGHYYQMDGTYLVGREKVREYARAVQDYHPAHWDVAAAGELGYSDVVAPLTFTSAPGMQCNRRMFEEVVVGYDTYMQTEEVFEQHRPIVAGDELHIDVELTSVRRIAGRDLITVTNTFTDTAGERVHTLHTTVVGVTADDIGADVKTAVQNAMMHDMNILDIGGSDADYRKTVRPDGELRVSDGGTTRVPGTASFDDVTVGDELPVHHTRLSRGDLVNYAGVAGDANPIHWDEDIAKLAGLPDVIAHGMLTMGLGAGFASSWSGDPGAVTRYAVRLSAPAIVPAKEGADIEFSGRVKSLDPQTRSGVVLVAAKSDGKKIFGLATMHVRFR; this is encoded by the coding sequence ATGACTGCACCAGCAGAAACGTCACCGCTCGAAGCGCGGGTCGGCCACTACTACCAGATGGACGGCACGTATCTGGTCGGCCGCGAGAAGGTCCGCGAGTACGCCCGTGCCGTGCAGGACTATCACCCCGCGCACTGGGACGTCGCCGCCGCCGGCGAGCTCGGCTACTCCGATGTGGTGGCGCCGCTGACCTTCACCTCGGCTCCGGGCATGCAGTGCAATCGGCGCATGTTCGAAGAGGTGGTCGTCGGCTACGACACCTACATGCAGACCGAGGAGGTCTTCGAGCAGCACCGTCCGATCGTGGCCGGCGACGAACTGCACATCGACGTCGAACTGACCTCCGTGCGCAGGATCGCCGGCCGTGACCTGATCACGGTGACCAACACCTTCACCGACACCGCCGGCGAGCGGGTGCACACCCTGCACACCACCGTGGTCGGTGTGACCGCCGACGACATCGGCGCCGACGTCAAGACGGCCGTGCAGAACGCGATGATGCACGACATGAACATCCTCGACATCGGCGGCTCCGATGCGGACTACCGCAAGACGGTGCGACCCGACGGAGAGCTCCGGGTGTCCGACGGCGGTACGACGCGCGTTCCGGGTACAGCGTCATTCGACGACGTCACGGTCGGCGACGAGCTGCCCGTTCACCACACCCGGCTCTCGCGCGGCGATCTTGTGAACTACGCCGGGGTGGCCGGCGACGCCAACCCGATCCACTGGGACGAGGACATCGCCAAACTGGCGGGCCTGCCCGATGTCATCGCGCACGGCATGCTCACCATGGGCCTCGGTGCCGGCTTCGCGTCCTCCTGGTCGGGTGACCCGGGCGCGGTCACCCGGTACGCGGTGCGGCTGTCGGCTCCTGCGATCGTGCCGGCCAAGGAGGGCGCCGACATCGAGTTCAGCGGTCGCGTCAAGTCGCTGGACCCGCAGACCCGTTCCGGTGTCGTGCTCGTCGCCGCGAAGTCCGACGGCAAGAAGATCTTCGGCCTGGCGACGATGCACGTCCGCTTCCGCTGA
- a CDS encoding RND family transporter produces MSRGLSWRSVPDLIRRFSVLIALFWLATAVLTNVFVPQLETVAESHNVSLSPKDSPSLQASKRIGKDFGEYDSDSSAMIVLEGDQPLGADAHRFYDGLIQKLQADTKHVEHIQNFWGDPLTAAGSQSSDGKAALVQVFLAGNQGESLANESVDSVRDIVDNTPAPPGVKAYVTGPAPLITDQFEVGRHGTLKTTLITIGVIALMLLVLYRRLTTVFFVIFTVMIELTASRGVVAVLANAGIIELSTYSTNLLTLLVIAAGTDYAIFLLGRFHEARYAGQDRVAAYNTMYHGTAHIILGSGLTIAGAVLCLSFTRLPYFQSLGVPAGIGVLVAVIAALTLAPALLVIGRHFGLFEPARPLSTRGWRRIGTAVVRWPGPILVATVAIALIGLLALPNYKTNYDNRTYMPADAPANVGYAAAERHFSQARLEPEILMVEADHDLRNPTDMILLERVAKAVFHTDGIAQVQSITRPLGTPLDHTSIPFQLSASSAAQINTLPFQKARTADLLKQVGVINDSINTLRKQEALQQQSASITDEQAKAFQNTVATAQDLRDKIANFDDFFRPIRNYFYWEPHCYDIPICWALRSLFDALDGINDLTDQLADVAGSIAKLDALQPKLLALIPPQIADQQTNRDLTMTNYATQSGLNDQNSRALENSTALGQAYDASKTDDSFYLPPEAFTNPEFIRGEKLFMSPDGKSARMIITHEGDPATPEGISHIDPIRHAAQEAVKGTPLAGSKIYIAGTAATYKDIKDGAKYDLMIAGIAALCLILLVMVFITRSLVAAFVIVGTVALSLGASFGLSVLIWQDLLGIELYWIVLALAIILLLAVGSDYNLLLISRFKEEIGAGLNTGIIRAMAGSGAVVTAAGLVFAATMASFVFADLRILGQIGTTIALGLLFDTLIVRSFMTPAIAALLGRWFWWPLKVRPRPASQMLQPYGSRASVRQLLLWEDGDPAVTPQHRRE; encoded by the coding sequence ATGAGCAGAGGCCTGTCGTGGCGCTCGGTCCCCGACCTGATCCGCCGTTTTTCCGTTCTGATCGCCCTCTTCTGGTTGGCGACCGCGGTTCTGACCAACGTCTTCGTGCCACAGCTGGAGACGGTCGCCGAGTCCCACAACGTGTCGCTGAGCCCCAAGGACTCGCCCTCGCTGCAGGCCAGCAAGCGCATCGGCAAGGATTTCGGCGAGTACGACTCCGACAGCTCGGCGATGATCGTCCTCGAGGGCGACCAGCCCCTCGGCGCGGACGCGCACCGCTTCTACGACGGCCTGATCCAGAAGTTGCAGGCCGACACCAAGCACGTCGAGCACATCCAGAACTTCTGGGGTGATCCGCTGACGGCGGCGGGCTCCCAGAGCTCCGATGGCAAGGCCGCGCTGGTCCAGGTGTTCCTCGCCGGCAACCAGGGTGAGTCGCTGGCCAACGAATCCGTCGACTCGGTCCGCGACATCGTCGACAACACACCGGCCCCGCCGGGGGTCAAGGCCTACGTCACGGGCCCCGCGCCGCTGATCACCGATCAGTTCGAGGTGGGCCGCCACGGCACCCTGAAGACGACACTGATCACCATCGGGGTGATCGCGCTGATGCTGCTCGTCCTGTATCGCCGCCTCACGACCGTCTTCTTCGTCATCTTCACGGTGATGATCGAGCTGACGGCGTCGCGCGGCGTGGTGGCCGTACTCGCCAACGCCGGCATCATCGAGCTGTCGACGTATTCGACGAACCTGCTGACACTGCTGGTGATCGCCGCGGGCACCGACTACGCGATCTTCCTGCTGGGCCGGTTCCATGAGGCGCGGTACGCCGGCCAGGACCGCGTCGCGGCGTACAACACGATGTACCACGGCACCGCCCACATCATCCTGGGCTCCGGGCTCACGATCGCCGGCGCGGTGCTCTGCCTCTCCTTCACCCGGCTGCCGTACTTCCAGAGTCTCGGCGTCCCCGCCGGCATCGGCGTGCTGGTCGCCGTGATCGCGGCCCTGACGCTGGCACCGGCCCTGCTGGTGATCGGCCGTCACTTCGGCCTCTTCGAGCCGGCGCGTCCCTTGAGCACCCGCGGCTGGCGGCGGATCGGTACGGCTGTCGTCCGCTGGCCCGGGCCCATCCTGGTGGCGACCGTGGCCATCGCTCTGATCGGGCTTTTGGCGCTGCCGAACTACAAGACCAACTACGACAACCGCACCTACATGCCCGCGGACGCACCGGCGAACGTGGGCTACGCCGCGGCGGAGCGCCATTTCTCACAGGCGCGGCTGGAGCCCGAGATCCTCATGGTCGAGGCCGACCACGACCTGCGCAATCCGACCGACATGATCCTGCTGGAGCGCGTCGCGAAGGCGGTGTTCCACACCGACGGCATCGCCCAGGTCCAGTCGATCACCCGGCCGCTGGGCACACCGCTGGACCACACGTCGATTCCGTTCCAGCTCAGCGCCAGCAGCGCCGCGCAGATCAACACCCTGCCGTTCCAGAAGGCCCGCACCGCGGATCTGCTCAAGCAGGTCGGCGTGATCAACGACTCCATCAACACCCTGCGCAAGCAGGAGGCGCTGCAGCAGCAGTCCGCGTCGATCACCGACGAGCAGGCGAAGGCCTTCCAGAACACGGTCGCCACGGCTCAGGACCTGCGGGACAAGATCGCCAACTTCGACGATTTCTTCCGGCCGATCCGCAACTACTTCTATTGGGAGCCGCACTGCTACGACATCCCGATCTGCTGGGCGCTACGCTCGCTGTTCGACGCGCTGGACGGGATCAACGACCTGACCGACCAACTGGCCGACGTCGCCGGCAGTATCGCCAAACTCGATGCGCTGCAACCGAAGCTGCTCGCACTGATCCCGCCGCAGATCGCCGATCAACAGACCAACCGCGACCTGACGATGACGAACTACGCGACGCAGTCCGGTCTCAACGACCAGAACTCCCGGGCGCTGGAGAACTCGACCGCGCTGGGCCAGGCGTACGACGCGTCGAAGACCGACGATTCGTTCTATCTGCCGCCGGAGGCGTTCACCAACCCCGAATTCATCCGAGGGGAGAAGCTGTTCATGTCCCCGGACGGCAAGTCCGCGCGGATGATCATCACCCACGAGGGGGATCCGGCGACGCCCGAAGGCATTTCGCACATCGACCCGATCCGGCACGCGGCGCAGGAGGCGGTCAAGGGTACGCCGCTGGCCGGATCCAAGATCTACATCGCGGGAACCGCCGCCACCTACAAGGACATCAAGGACGGTGCCAAGTACGACCTGATGATCGCGGGCATCGCGGCGCTCTGCCTGATCCTGCTCGTCATGGTGTTCATCACGCGCAGCCTCGTCGCCGCGTTCGTGATCGTCGGAACGGTGGCGTTGTCGCTGGGCGCCTCGTTCGGGCTGTCCGTGCTGATCTGGCAGGACCTGCTGGGCATCGAGCTGTACTGGATCGTGTTGGCGCTGGCCATCATTCTGCTTCTGGCGGTGGGGTCGGACTACAACCTGCTGCTGATCTCGCGGTTCAAGGAGGAGATCGGTGCGGGGCTGAACACCGGCATCATCCGCGCAATGGCGGGATCGGGTGCGGTGGTGACAGCCGCGGGCCTGGTGTTCGCCGCCACCATGGCGTCGTTCGTGTTCGCCGACCTGCGGATCCTCGGCCAGATCGGGACGACGATCGCGTTGGGCCTGCTCTTCGACACGCTGATCGTGCGGTCGTTCATGACACCCGCCATCGCCGCACTGCTCGGCCGCTGGTTCTGGTGGCCGCTGAAGGTGCGGCCGCGCCCCGCGAGTCAGATGCTGCAGCCCTACGGATCCCGCGCGTCGGTTCGTCAGTTACTGCTGTGGGAGGACGGCGACCCGGCGGTCACACCGCAACACCGCCGGGAGTGA
- a CDS encoding MmpS family transport accessory protein, translated as MQRVSIARRLGRRWTLVVAVIVVAVAGLTVYRLRGIFASEDVVSTPNNAANQIVPFNPKHVVLDVFGPPGTTATITYMDVHAQPQHALDAPLPWTYDATTTDPAVFVNVAAQGDGDSIGCRITIDGVVKDEKQVNTLNAYTFCLDKSG; from the coding sequence ATGCAGCGGGTCTCGATCGCACGGCGGCTCGGCCGACGCTGGACGCTCGTGGTCGCGGTCATCGTGGTCGCGGTGGCCGGCTTGACCGTGTACCGGCTGCGCGGCATCTTCGCCTCGGAGGATGTGGTGTCCACCCCTAACAACGCGGCCAACCAGATCGTGCCGTTCAACCCCAAGCACGTGGTCCTCGACGTCTTCGGACCGCCGGGCACCACCGCCACCATCACCTACATGGACGTCCACGCCCAGCCCCAGCACGCCCTCGACGCCCCGCTGCCCTGGACCTACGACGCCACCACCACCGACCCCGCCGTATTCGTCAACGTCGCCGCCCAGGGTGACGGCGACTCCATCGGGTGCCGCATCACGATCGACGGTGTGGTCAAAGACGAGAAGCAGGTGAACACGCTGAACGCCTACACCTTCTGCCTGGACAAGTCCGGATGA
- a CDS encoding TIGR03086 family metal-binding protein produces the protein MHTIEHTTAVAASVALVDTVATADLGRPTPCAGWDLLDLLSHMTVQHRGFAAAARGRGADPDVWRVESVVEAVRKDPARAYSGAATDALEAFAADGIGEASFALPEFGDGAVFPGTIALGFHFVDYVVHGWDVAASLGVTYELPGSVLAAALPLVLAVPDGEVRQLDTVPFDAAIRPVDGAGELDRILRHLGRRPEWTAPMLSDS, from the coding sequence ATGCATACTATTGAGCACACCACGGCGGTGGCGGCGTCCGTCGCCCTCGTCGACACCGTCGCGACCGCCGATCTCGGCCGGCCGACACCCTGCGCGGGCTGGGACCTCCTGGATCTGTTGTCCCACATGACCGTCCAGCACCGCGGCTTCGCCGCCGCGGCGCGGGGTCGGGGCGCTGACCCCGACGTCTGGCGGGTGGAGTCCGTCGTCGAGGCGGTGCGCAAAGATCCCGCCCGCGCGTACTCCGGAGCCGCGACGGACGCCCTGGAGGCGTTCGCGGCGGACGGTATCGGGGAGGCGTCGTTCGCCCTTCCCGAATTCGGGGACGGCGCGGTGTTTCCCGGCACGATCGCGCTCGGCTTCCACTTCGTCGACTACGTGGTTCACGGGTGGGACGTCGCGGCCTCGCTCGGCGTCACCTACGAACTCCCCGGCAGCGTGCTCGCCGCGGCGCTGCCCTTGGTGCTCGCCGTTCCCGACGGCGAGGTCCGCCAGCTGGACACCGTCCCGTTCGACGCGGCGATCAGGCCGGTCGACGGCGCGGGGGAGCTCGACCGGATCCTGCGCCACCTGGGCCGCCGGCCGGAGTGGACGGCGCCGATGCTGTCAGATTCCTGA
- a CDS encoding MarR family winged helix-turn-helix transcriptional regulator, with protein MRLSSRHAYHDWVADKSRRPDLAAMLAPLLRDLIAAEEPVLAAHDVSMWGYVVLLALDRSSMRTQSALAAAIGADKTRIIRDLDRLQNRGLIERRPDPDDRRVRLLAITDAGRAVKNAIQAEIQRGEERWLGDLSAGERRTFLRVLGRLTPAEGG; from the coding sequence ATGCGCTTATCATCGCGCCATGCTTATCATGACTGGGTGGCCGACAAATCCCGCCGCCCCGACCTGGCAGCGATGCTCGCCCCGCTGCTGCGTGACCTGATCGCCGCGGAGGAGCCTGTGCTGGCGGCCCACGACGTGTCGATGTGGGGATACGTCGTGCTGCTGGCGCTCGACCGGTCGTCGATGCGCACCCAGTCCGCGCTGGCCGCAGCGATCGGCGCCGACAAGACCCGCATCATCCGTGATCTGGATCGACTCCAGAATCGCGGCCTGATCGAGCGCAGGCCCGATCCCGACGACCGTCGGGTGCGGCTCCTCGCGATCACCGACGCCGGTCGCGCGGTGAAGAACGCCATTCAGGCGGAGATCCAGCGCGGCGAGGAGCGCTGGCTCGGTGACCTCAGTGCCGGCGAACGCCGCACGTTCCTGCGCGTGCTCGGCCGGTTGACCCCCGCCGAGGGGGGCTGA
- a CDS encoding glycoside hydrolase family 6 protein: protein MMSSAAGAVARWIAPVLTLAAIAAVGLAAHSAPAGPSPAVRLVDEVNPLAGAPFYVNPASAAMRAAQSADPPSPQLAAVANTPQAYWLVPGSSAATVASYTAAAQAAGAIPILTIYGIPHRDCGSFAAGGMASGADYRSWIDGIAADLGASRAAVVVEPDALAMADCLSADQRQERFDLIRYAVDALTRDPAAAVYIDAGHLRWHSPEDMAGRLNQAGIEHARGFSLNTANFFTTEDEIGYGEAISGLTNGKHYVVDTSRNGAGPAPDSALNWCNPGGRALGTPPTAATAGPHADAYLWIKRPGESDGTCDKGDPPAGTFVNQYAIELARNAGQ, encoded by the coding sequence GTGATGTCCTCAGCTGCCGGCGCGGTCGCCCGGTGGATCGCTCCCGTCCTGACGCTTGCGGCGATCGCCGCGGTGGGCTTGGCCGCCCACTCGGCACCGGCCGGGCCGTCCCCGGCGGTGCGCCTGGTCGACGAGGTCAACCCGTTGGCCGGAGCACCCTTCTACGTCAACCCCGCATCGGCGGCCATGCGTGCCGCGCAGAGCGCCGATCCGCCCAGTCCGCAATTGGCCGCGGTCGCCAACACGCCGCAGGCCTACTGGCTCGTCCCGGGCTCGTCGGCGGCGACGGTCGCGAGTTACACCGCCGCGGCGCAGGCGGCCGGCGCCATTCCGATCCTCACGATCTACGGGATCCCCCACCGGGACTGCGGCAGCTTCGCCGCAGGCGGCATGGCCTCGGGTGCGGACTACCGGAGCTGGATCGACGGCATCGCTGCCGATCTGGGCGCGTCGCGCGCAGCGGTCGTCGTGGAACCGGATGCGCTCGCCATGGCCGACTGCCTGTCGGCCGATCAACGCCAGGAACGCTTCGATCTGATCCGCTACGCCGTCGACGCGCTGACCCGCGACCCGGCAGCGGCCGTGTACATCGACGCCGGTCACCTCCGCTGGCACAGTCCGGAAGACATGGCCGGCAGGCTCAATCAGGCCGGGATCGAACACGCCCGCGGCTTCAGCCTCAACACCGCGAACTTCTTCACCACCGAGGACGAGATCGGCTACGGCGAGGCGATCTCGGGGCTGACGAACGGCAAGCACTACGTGGTGGACACGTCGCGCAACGGTGCCGGGCCGGCTCCGGACTCCGCGCTGAACTGGTGCAACCCGGGCGGGCGGGCTCTGGGGACTCCGCCGACCGCGGCCACCGCGGGTCCGCACGCCGACGCGTACCTGTGGATCAAACGTCCCGGCGAATCCGACGGCACCTGCGACAAGGGTGACCCGCCGGCGGGCACCTTCGTCAACCAGTACGCCATCGAGCTGGCCCGCAACGCGGGGCAGTAG
- a CDS encoding MarR family winged helix-turn-helix transcriptional regulator — protein sequence MGSPPTGTADYAVELERATRGLLALNVAVLEEVEKRVGLPTLRALQSLQRLGPSLVTELGEDLDLVPSSASRLSDRLADAGLITRSVAPHNRRATLLALTDAGHAILDDLVALRAERFRSIAEQMSRRERAQLLAGAAAFTAAYGQLAKPTATDE from the coding sequence ATGGGCTCCCCACCGACCGGAACGGCCGACTATGCGGTCGAACTGGAGCGCGCCACGCGTGGCCTGCTGGCGCTGAACGTCGCGGTGCTCGAGGAAGTCGAAAAGCGGGTGGGCTTACCGACATTGAGGGCGTTGCAGTCTCTGCAGCGGCTCGGGCCGAGCCTGGTGACCGAACTCGGGGAGGACCTCGATCTCGTGCCGTCGAGTGCCAGCCGTCTCAGCGACAGGCTCGCCGACGCCGGCCTCATCACCCGCAGTGTCGCGCCGCACAACCGCCGCGCGACCCTCCTCGCACTGACCGACGCCGGGCACGCCATCCTCGACGACTTGGTCGCCCTGCGCGCTGAGAGGTTCCGCAGCATCGCCGAACAGATGAGCCGGCGTGAACGGGCGCAACTGCTCGCCGGCGCCGCGGCCTTCACCGCCGCCTACGGCCAGCTCGCCAAGCCGACCGCCACCGACGAATAG